In the Candidatus Deferrimicrobium sp. genome, ATTTCCGTGAATGATGTGGGGGGTTTTCCGCAGAGGAAGGCGGACATAGTACTGACCGAACTCCTCGGACACGCGCATATTGATCTGATGGTCCATGAGCCACAGGGCGACCTGGGCTATTTGGGCCGGAAACTCCTCGATCTCGATACCGTAGAATTGGTCCACGTCCACCCGCACGATACCGCTCACGTCCATAAAGTCGGTATGCAACTGCTTGAAGAATTCCCGCAGAATTTCCAATTCCAGGAGGCGCAATTCCCTGTATGCGATTACAAGGAAATTGCCGCATCCGCAGGCGGGATCCAAGATCCTCAATTTTGTCAGTTTGGTGTGGAATTCAAGAAGCCGGTTCCGATCACGCCGAATCCGCCCGAACTCGGAATGCAAAGAATCGAGAAACAGGGGGCGCAGTGCCTTGAGGATGTTCGTCTCGGTGGTGTAATGCGCTCCGATATTGCGTCTGGCCGTCTCGTCCATGATCGACTGGAAAAGGGAGCCGAAGATTGCGGGTGAAATCCGGCTCCAGTCGAGAGTGGTGCAATCGAGCAGAGTATCCCGCATCGGCCGGTTGAAGGCGGCCATCGGAAGCCGCTCCTCGAATAGCCGTCCGTTGACGTATGGAAAATCCCTGAGTTGCTCGTCCAGGGCGGTTTGCCGTCTATCTTCCGGCGTGTTCAATACCTCGAACAGGGTCGCAAGGTGCATCCCGAGGTCGCTTCCGTCCTCGGCGGTACGAACCGTGAGGTAGTCGCCGAACTGGCGTGGATAGAAAATTGAGGTGTCCTCGGCGAACAGGCAGAACAGGAGCCGGACAAGAAACACTTCCAAATAATGTCCGACGTACCCCGACTCTTTCAGTAGGTCGTGGAGGCGTCCCAATTTTTCGGCCGCCTTGATGTTGACCGGATCTTGCTGACCGAAAGAGCGGGTCTGGTATCCCGCGATGAACCCGAATTGCCGGACGTTTTTGTGAAGGTCGGAAAGCGGGAATTCATTCTGTGTGTCGGTATCCAGGTCGTAGAGCCGGAACCGGGCGAAGTCGGAAACAAGGATGTAGCGGGGGAGGTCGCGCTCTTTCAGGCCGGGGAAGTGGTCGGTTGCCTGGGTATATGCCCGGTCGAGGTCTTTCCCTCGGGACTTCTGCTCGACGAGAAGAACGCCTTTCCAAAGAAGGTCAATCCGCCCGACTGTTCCATCAACCGTCCTAACCTTTTCTTCAAAAGTGGCGACTCTCCTTCGTTTGATGCCAAAAACTTCGAAGAAGGCATCGAGAAAAGGTTTCGCGTTGGCGACCTCGGAGATCTCGCCTTGCCACTCTTTTGAAAACTCAAGTGCCTTGGCCCTGATCTCATTCCAACTTAGCGGCACCTATCGCCCCTTCTCGTCTTGCGTTTCCGAAGTCCGGAACAGCCCGAAAGTCTCTCCTTGATTCTTCGATAAAATCACTTCGTCTGACGACTCCCCAAGGAGAGCACCTCCTGGGGATCGACTGCTTCCCCTCTCTCGATCATCTTCAAGAGTTTTCTTGCTTTCACTGAGACCATATCCAATTCCGATGCGGTCTTTTTTGCCTTTGTCGGGGAGTCTCCAAGACGTACCAGGATGGCCTCTACAAGGAGGATCCTCGCCATTGAACTGATTGTCCGTTTTTCTTCTCTGGCAAGCGATTCGAGCAGGGTACGCGTCAACGGTTCAATGCGGACCCCGATGTTGGAGGAATGGAGGGGTTTCGGGCCTTTTGTCATACCTCGTTTTTATCATACCTGTTTGATGTTGACGACGCATATTGAACAGTATATACTTGTTAAACAAGTATGGAATGATGGAAGGGGGGATGAGCGGTGGAAAAGGCAGGTGCAGAGCATGAAGGGCTGTTGAGGGCAGAGGACGTCGCGAGAACGATCAACACTTCCAGGCAGACCGTGTACCTCTTGGCCCGGGAAAAGAAACTTCCTTCGGTACGGTGGGGTCGCAGTGTTCGGTTCCACCCGAAGGACGTGGAGGCGTTCATCGAGGCGCACCATCGAGGCGATGCCTATCCGAAGAACGCGGCGTAGTCCAACAGTAAGACAACCAGGGGGAGGAACCGATGAGCAGAGAAACAGTGGGAAAGGCACTTGCCGTGGTCGCAAGCAACGGGTACTCGTACCGGTTTGACTTCGGTCAGGAGGGAACTTGGAACGACCCCCCGGTGTGCGACTTCTGCGGGGAGGAGTACGAGGGGCTCGGCGTCCAGGTCAACCTCGACTGCGGGTTTGAAATCTGCCCGGACTGTCTGCTCGCGGGGCCGAAGGCAGTTGCCGAGAAGATGCGGGCGCACCCTCACAAGGACGCAGGTATGGAGGGAATGGCAGAGTGCCTTCATGATGCCGCCGAGGTCATCGGGCGGTTGGACTCCTTCACGCAACTCCCGCGCGGGATCTTGGCCCTGAAGATCGCGGAGGGGTATATGGCATACCGCGAGGCCGGGAAGGAGGCCTGACGATGGGCGTCATCGTCAGCGAGAAGGTCAAGGGATCGGGAGTCTGGTGGGTCTTCGTGAACCACAAAGGGAAACGGGCCTCCAAGCGGGTGGGAACCAAGGAGGCGGCCAAGACGGCGGCCGTCAAGGTCGAGAAGGAGATCGCCCTGGAGCGGTTCGGAATCGGAAGTCCAGGGGAGATCATCATCCCCCTCTTCAAAATCTACGCGGAGAAATGGTACCGAACCCATGTCGAGCACAACCTGAAACCCGCGTCGAAGAGAAGTTACCGGGATATCCTTGACCGACATCTCCTCCCGACTTTCGGGGAGAAGTCCCTGTCCGATATCTCCCGGGCGGAAGTGAAGGAATTCGCATACACCCTGCTCGGCAAGGGAATGGGGC is a window encoding:
- a CDS encoding helix-turn-helix domain-containing protein, translating into MEKAGAEHEGLLRAEDVARTINTSRQTVYLLAREKKLPSVRWGRSVRFHPKDVEAFIEAHHRGDAYPKNAA